The stretch of DNA CCTCAATTGCAATCGGCGCTGCGTACGCACGATTCTCTTCGCTTGTGAGAACGCCATCTTGGTTGGCGTCCGCGTCGGGGTAGCTTTTCAAAAAGCGTTGGGCGCCTGGAATATTGACGGGATCTGACGCTACGGATGGACAGGCCGCCATGCAAACGAGTAGCAACCCAATCAATGGTGAATCCAAACCGTATCGCATCGAATAGTCCTTACACGACTGGGGGGCAAATTGATGACGCCAAGCTCATAGCGCTCGGATCGGATTGACAAAATCAAACCAACAAAGCCTTGAAGGATAGCCGCTGGCGTATAACGGCTGGGCGTACCGACCGAGGACACTTGGCAGATCAGATATGGCTGGACTGGCCGCCGGTGGTCGGTAACGATCCGTTCCCCGATCTAGACGCTCACTATTTGACGGTTCGCGGTTCACGATAGGAGGGAGTGTTGGGTCGAAGGATTCCCGCTTGGGCTGATTGTACTGTAGCGAGGTGGACTGCTGCAGTTACCGACCGTGGTGTGGGAACTCAAACGTGTGTTGTTGGTAGCGCGGCACCGAACCAAGGTCGTGGGGTGCGATGCCAATCAATGAGACGGAAAAATTGACGGCAAAGTAAATTGTTTTGACAACAGTTGTTGAAACAAGTAATATCAGCCGCCATGCCATCTGACACTCCCCGACCCCCGTTCGATTCGCCTGCCCAGGAAGCGTATCTACACCTTTGGCGTAGCTACGATCGCCTGCGTGCCATCGAAGACGAGCTGTTCAACCGATACGACCTGTCCGCTCAGCAGTACAACGCTCTTCGATTGTTGAGCGTGGTCTATCCCGCGGGAATGCAAACCATGGAGATTGGACGCCAATTGATATCGCGTATGCCCGACATGACGCGGCTTTTAGATCGTTTGAACAAACGCGGATTGATCACTCGAAAACGACTCCCCGAAAACCGCCGCGTTGTCGAGGTGTTCATCACGAAGGCGGGGCGAAAGTTGTTGAGCGACATGAGTGACGAGGTCTTGGAAATGCACGAGCAACAGTTAGGTCACCTAAGTCCGAACCAGCAAAAACAATTGGTCAAACTACTCAGGCTAGCTCGCAAGCCTCACGAGGATGCTAGTTGTGATTGGATGGACGCGGTCGGGGCCCAGTCCAATGCTTAGTGGAACGCAATCCAAGCAAGATCATGACCACCGGGTGACGACATCGAAGACAACGCCGGTTGCGCTGCGCGGAATGTGGCCGTTCGGATTGTGGCTTGCGATCTTTTACGTCGGATGGTTGCTGATCGTGGTGGTGGGTGACCATTGGGGGACGGTACAGTCGCATTGGCCGATTGCGTTGGCGATGTCGTTTGGGTCTTACATCGCGGGCTCGACTCCGATGGGTGGCGGATCCATCGGATTTCCGGTGCTCGTCTTGTTCTTTGAATTACCAGGATCTTTGGGCCGAAATTTTGGGTTGGCGGTGCAATCGATCGGAATGGTGTCGGCATCAATCTACATCTTCTCGGCTCGCCGCCCGCTCGACTATGGTTTGCTTCGCCCTGCCTTGCTCGGTGCGTTGGTGGGGACGCCGTTGGGCGCGGCTTTTGTCGCGCCGTTTGTTCCCGATCTTTGGGTGAAGCTAACGTTCGCGGTGGTCTGGTGCAGTTTTGGAATCATGCACCTGGTGAAGTTGAACGAACTGGTCAATGCCAAAGGTGAGAGTGAACGCTGGCGATCGTGGGATCGCCCGATCGGCCTCGCAATCGGCATCACGGGAGGCGTAGTGTCGTCAGTGACCGGGGTGGGCATCGACATGATCGTGTACGCGACTCTGGTTTTGCTCTATCGAGCTGACTTGAAGATTTCCATACCAACATCGGTGGTCCTGATGGCTTTCGCGTCAGTCGTTGGAATCGCTTCGAATGTCTTCCTGTCGCGAATCAACCCTTCGTTGTATTCGATTGATCCCGAAGTCTTTGCGAACTGGCTTGCCGCCGCGCCGGTGGTGGCTCTGGGAGCACCTTTCGGCGCGATCGTGGTCAACCTTATTTCTCGCAAGCCGACGCTCATTTTGGTTTCTAGCCTGTGCATCGCGCAGTTCGTATGGACGATCGTGCACGAGCGAGTGTCAGGGATGGCATTGGTGGGTGCCATCGTGGCGGTACTCGCAGTGAACGCTGTGTTTCACTTTCTCTATCGCATGGGACGCTACGAAATTCCAAGCGAAACGCCGCTTGCTGAACTTGCGGTTGAGTCAGATTCCGAGCATGGTCTTTAAGCGATAACGTCTCGACACCGACTTCTCTAGTGAAGATGCGCAACGCGGGCGTTCCGGTGAACTTGCCTTTGCGCCGGAGAGTTGCTGAACCCTATCCGCGCTCTCGACCGTGACAATTTTGCAGTGACTCGTACTTCCTAAATAGGTAACAACCAAGATCACCAATTGATAGGAATGATCCGATGAAACGCAAAGCGTCCAAACGTCGTCGACTCGGGCTTGAAGGTTTGGAAACGCGGCGAGTTCTTGCCGCTGCGATATCGGTGGTCGAAGGCTCGCTTTTGATCGAAGGCGACGCAGAGGGTGAAATTTCAATCGTTGATAAGGGCGACGGCACCCTCGAGGTCACCGAAGCGGGAGCCGGTGAGAATGGCGAGGACTTAGTCGAAATCGTTAGAGGGGTTACCGACGATATCGTGATAACGCTGGATTCCGACGGTATCGACGCCGATGACGTAGTTTCCATCGATCTTTCGGCTAACTCGGTCGTCGTAGATACCATCTTTGCTGCTTTGGGTGGTGGGGACAATTCGCTAAGTGTGGAAGGAGGAACGATCAGCGGAAGCTTGGTCGTCCGAGCGGGAAGCGGTAGCGACAGCGTTGCGATTGTCGAAGCTACGACGATCCAGGAGAACGTTGAACTATCTCTTGGCGATGGGAACAACTCGATAAGCATCGATGGATCCGTCGGCAACAATCTGGCAATTCGGAACGGCGATGGCGACGACACGGTATCGTTGGGCGAAACTTCTCAAATCGATGGCGGAGCCATAATCGGTCTCGGTAACGGGGAGAACTCGGCTGAAATATCGGGACAAATCGCCGCTGATCTAAACCTGTTTTCCGGCGTCGATGACGACACGATCAATCTGCTTGCCACAGCAATCGTTGAAGGCAACGTATCGCTCTCGCTCGGTGAGGGTGAAAATTCTTTAATCAACAACGCAACGATCTATGGCGATTTGATGGAGGGTGATTTGATGGAGGGTGATTTGATGGAGGGTGATTTGAGTGATTCGCCATGGGATCATCTTCGTCCCTCGGCCGTCGATGAAGCGAACTTGGACGACCTGCATTCGGGATCATGTTTAACCGATCAAGCTGGCGCCACGGCGATTGAAGAAACAGTTGGCCTGGCCAGCATGACAGAGTTTCTGAGCGGTGACGTAAGCGATGAAAGTGACAGCTCGCTGAGCGAAAGAATGCTGTCTGATTCAACGGAGGACTTCGATCAGCGTGCAAGAATGCAATTCGCGGCTGCACTGGACGACGGTCAGCGGTCATCTGGCACAAACCGATCCAATCGCAGCCAAGCACGAACGGTCCAAACTTAAGATCGGTTTGAAGTCAATACAAAACGCGAGTCAATCAAGTTCAGCCTCATCACGGGGATCTGCTCATTGCGAGAGATGAACGGAACACTCTGGTATCGATGCGGCATTGGCTGAATCTCGACCTGAATACTGTTCAATCGATACTGGTTGTTTGCCAAAGTGATGAACTGCGAAAACGCTGGTGGAGCGAGGATCATGGATCAGTCCGGGTGCTTAGTCGCGGCACACGAGGTGGGGGTAGATTTGGGGGGGCGTGTAGCGACGGTTGACTCTCCGTGGCATTAATGCGTCGTCTACGTGCGTGGGGTGACAGGATTTTGCTGAAACATTCTGCCAATAGTTGAGTCGGTGACAAACGGCTGGAAATCCGATTCATCGCGTTGTTTTTTCGAGAAGTCTTGATGCCCTGCGCTCGACAAGGAAAGAGTAACCGGCCAACCCATGGCCGCTTCTTTCAACAATGTGACAGGGATTAAGCAAATGAATGTTTCAAACTCGACGGCAGTTTTTTCCAGCCAATCATCTTCAACAAACTCTCGACCCCAAGGTCCACCGCCTCGAGGTGAAGAACAGCTTTCGTCAGCCCTTCAATCCATTGGCGTGGACGAGTCGACGACGGCTGATATTTTGGCTCAGGTCGATGAAGCGATAGCGGCTTTGAAGTCGGAATCAACTTCGGGGGTCACCAGCCGTCCCGCTATGAAGTCTGTGATTGATGACGTGCTCGAAGCAAATGGCATTGATCCTTCTGAGGTTGAGGAAGCAATTAAAGCTAGCGGAGCGGGAAGGTCGTCGGGGGTTGAAGGATCATCGGAAGGCGGGGGGGCATTCGGTCGAGGCGGCCCTTCGGAGGCTGGTCGACCCGCTGGACCACCACCTCATGAGGCCGATAGCAGCGTTGTTGAATCAGCTTTATTGTCCGCAGGCGCTGATGAGTCGTCCACGGATGAACTGATTAATCAGATCATCGATTCGATCCAAGAGCTGACGAATCAATCCGATTCCAACGTATCACAAGAAGAGCTCCGTTCCATTTTGACCAGTCTTTTCGAAGAGAACGGAGTC from Rubripirellula amarantea encodes:
- a CDS encoding MarR family winged helix-turn-helix transcriptional regulator — its product is MPSDTPRPPFDSPAQEAYLHLWRSYDRLRAIEDELFNRYDLSAQQYNALRLLSVVYPAGMQTMEIGRQLISRMPDMTRLLDRLNKRGLITRKRLPENRRVVEVFITKAGRKLLSDMSDEVLEMHEQQLGHLSPNQQKQLVKLLRLARKPHEDASCDWMDAVGAQSNA
- a CDS encoding sulfite exporter TauE/SafE family protein encodes the protein MLVVIGWTRSGPSPMLSGTQSKQDHDHRVTTSKTTPVALRGMWPFGLWLAIFYVGWLLIVVVGDHWGTVQSHWPIALAMSFGSYIAGSTPMGGGSIGFPVLVLFFELPGSLGRNFGLAVQSIGMVSASIYIFSARRPLDYGLLRPALLGALVGTPLGAAFVAPFVPDLWVKLTFAVVWCSFGIMHLVKLNELVNAKGESERWRSWDRPIGLAIGITGGVVSSVTGVGIDMIVYATLVLLYRADLKISIPTSVVLMAFASVVGIASNVFLSRINPSLYSIDPEVFANWLAAAPVVALGAPFGAIVVNLISRKPTLILVSSLCIAQFVWTIVHERVSGMALVGAIVAVLAVNAVFHFLYRMGRYEIPSETPLAELAVESDSEHGL
- a CDS encoding Clp protease N-terminal domain-containing protein → MAASFNNVTGIKQMNVSNSTAVFSSQSSSTNSRPQGPPPRGEEQLSSALQSIGVDESTTADILAQVDEAIAALKSESTSGVTSRPAMKSVIDDVLEANGIDPSEVEEAIKASGAGRSSGVEGSSEGGGAFGRGGPSEAGRPAGPPPHEADSSVVESALLSAGADESSTDELINQIIDSIQELTNQSDSNVSQEELRSILTSLFEENGVDIDQFEQALSEQVGSPGSFLNLLV